One window of the Enterobacter huaxiensis genome contains the following:
- a CDS encoding DUF1852 domain-containing protein produces MSKAFTFTLKRSCFDENYNPSENTRTTTNFANLARGEKRQENLRNTLVMINNRFNALARWDNPKADRYAVELEIISVDMNIDGENSFPAIEILQTFIVDKNTNERIEGIVGNNFSSYVRDYDFSVLLLDHNKDRSTFSIPENFGELHGNIFKHFTHSAEYREHFKKPPVICLSVSSKDTYQRTGNTHPVLGIEYQPDGTSLTEQYFGKMGLKVRYFMPENSAAPFAFYYSGDLLADYTNLELIGTISTMETFQKIYRPEIYNANSTAGQCYQPDLNQQDHSLTKIVYDREERSQLAIQQGKYTEEQFIKPFQQRLEQWSHNFTL; encoded by the coding sequence ATGAGTAAAGCTTTTACATTTACGCTTAAGCGCAGTTGCTTCGATGAGAACTATAACCCTTCCGAGAATACGCGTACCACCACCAACTTTGCCAACCTGGCGCGTGGGGAAAAGCGTCAGGAAAATCTGCGCAACACGCTCGTGATGATAAACAACCGCTTTAACGCCCTGGCGCGCTGGGATAATCCAAAAGCCGATCGTTATGCGGTTGAGCTTGAAATTATTTCCGTTGATATGAACATCGATGGAGAAAATAGCTTCCCGGCCATTGAAATACTGCAGACGTTTATTGTCGATAAAAACACCAACGAGCGCATCGAAGGTATCGTCGGGAATAACTTCTCATCCTACGTGCGCGACTATGATTTCAGCGTATTGCTGCTCGATCACAATAAGGATCGTTCCACCTTTAGTATTCCTGAGAACTTTGGTGAACTGCACGGCAATATTTTCAAGCACTTCACCCACTCTGCCGAATACCGGGAACACTTTAAGAAGCCGCCGGTGATCTGCCTGAGCGTCTCCAGCAAAGATACCTACCAGCGTACGGGCAACACGCACCCTGTATTGGGCATCGAGTACCAGCCAGACGGCACATCCCTGACTGAACAATACTTTGGCAAAATGGGCCTGAAGGTCCGCTATTTCATGCCTGAGAACAGCGCGGCGCCTTTCGCCTTTTACTATTCCGGAGATCTGCTGGCGGACTATACGAATCTTGAACTGATTGGGACCATCAGCACCATGGAAACATTCCAGAAGATTTACCGCCCTGAAATTTATAACGCTAACTCGACAGCGGGACAGTGCTATCAGCCGGATCTGAACCAGCAGGATCATTCATTAACGAAAATTGTTTATGACCGTGAAGAGCGCAGCCAGCTAGCGATCCAACAGGGCAAATATACGGAAGAGCAATTTATTAAGCCCTTCCAGCAACGTCTTGAGCAGTGGTCCCATAACTTCACGCTTTAA